The segment CAGTATTGTTGTGGAAAAGACAAATGAGAAGAGGGGGAAATGGAGAAGTGATGGAGTTGtgtgactaaaaaaaatgtaatatctGGCTTGATTAATGAATCACtagagtttgtttatttgtgtgtccaAGCGTGACCTGTTGTGGCATCTGGGACTGTCGTACAGCGAGTACATACGCAGGTGAAATTCAGGAAATCCCCTCACAAGaactgtccttttttaaaactgagatcaTCATGagataatgtttctgtttaccctagttcaaagagctatctgcaacaggtaacatattttttgttcaCAACCAGTCTTcaaaatcccacttcaaaaagaaaaaaaatctgaactatcacttggaaaatagaaattaaaggcctagcattccttgaaggaatgcatatcgcccgtcagCTTTCATACCAGATTTATAACTAAGATAATAATATGATAataaatgacagagttttagtcattttggtcaaaccttgtaaatgataatAGGCGCAATGTCATGTGATAAtgcaagatcttgtgagatgtgatagtgctcagagaatggcttgtgaatgactctcagctactaccacaccaaatttgagctcaatatctttaaaattaactaagctatagccattattgtgttagctaatgtcagttagctgtggcagccatactgaattgggttgattccaaaaggtaatcagatgTAGACGTACAtacaatgattgctttctgtgagtttcattggCATCTGTCAAGgagttcacgagatattttgctaacagataaacagggctgacaccaacagttaatgccaaagtgtTAAGCAAAGGTCTTGCACAATGTCTGAATACTGGAGTAATTGTTGGGAATGAAATACAGCTACTACCATACAGGAAagtagctcaatatttgttaaattggtttcattatagccatgtttgtgtttctcaagGTCAGTTGGTTGCAGCAACCGCGTTGAATCGGAtcaactccaaaggttaatcagttgtagatccaatgattattttctgaccgtttcaataaaatttgtccagtggttccatgagatattttgctaacagacagacacaacgGACTTCAACAGTTtatgtcaaagtttttaaaacaaatcttgtgcgatcagttagcactcagagtgtgtgttggggatgactctcagctgctcccACAAGAaaatttaggtcaatatctgtgaaactgactaatgttgcttagctgttGCGGTcgtcttgaactgggttgactttcAAAGGTCATCCGTTGCAGAcatacatccaaagattactttctgagaggttcattaaaatctgcccactggtccatgagatgtttttgttaaCACAACAATCCTTTGTCCTGTTGCCTTCgatggcaggtgataatgtgcTGGAGCGACAGAGCTACCTTTGAATTTCAGACTGCTGCATGTATTTTAGGTGACACTCCAAACCCACTCAGACACATGTTACATTCTTGTTCCTCCTATCAGCGCCCCATGACCGGATATTTCTGTCTGCtccacaaaaatacaaaccacGATGTGTACATTTTGAAATGCTATGGAGTCAACCAAAATGCCGGAGCGCTactttatctgtaaaatactTTCCAGTTCTTTGAATACCACAAATGAcctttaaaaagatattttttaatgacggcaaaaactgtaaatactgtaaatcCCCATCTGCCTTTCCTTCCACTTTGGTTGTAAATATGTTGATTCAAATGTATATTCCACCGTTTATTCTTTGTGTAAAGGACGACAAACTCATGctgaaaaatatttgttgtcttttttttcagatttattcagaTCTGCCGAAGGATGAACACGACAGTCAGCTTTccttttcattaaaagaaagCGGACTCTGCAAATGTGAACAATTTGCTGCTTTGAACCAGTGtttggattattattatttttgtttttcaaataaacctGAAATGGATGATAAGATGACTGGGCTCTATCCTCTGTTTTTAACAAGATGCTGTTATCAGAACCATTTCTGCCTTTAAAGAAGAAACTTAATTAGGGATGCAGCTGATTAAACTGTTCTTAGATGTATACAAAAATCATGTGATGGCAATAATCAGGtcaactttttatttgctgctctGATTTGTGTATCGTAACTCcaaaaatgtacagtttttgtGAACTCTCTGCGTTAGATAAAAAGGAAACGGACAACTATATAAAGTACCGTAATGATTTAGGTTTGACGAGAAGTAAAAGTTGCATCTGTCATGTCGTAATTTGACCACTGGTAAATGATTAGATTGTAAATTCTGTAGTACAACTACAAACCTGTCCtgtaattcatgagatatgtttggtcacacacacacatacacacacaaaaacattatcatctgcctttgccttttggcagccgGTGATAATAATTTAAGAAGCCGAAACTAAATGATCATGGCTTTGTAAAGTGGGTCAGATCCTCAAATGTgccaaaacacaactttaagaaaaaaataaaaattgaactTTCGCTGTCTCATAAATCCAAGTTTTATCAAACCCAGGATCTTTAGATAGTTTAAGGCCATTAGCTTGTGCTACATCATTTGAACGAGTCATTAGTAAAGGGAGAAAGATgtatgactaaaaaaaaaaaaaagaaagaaaggatgTGCTTGGTCTACTTTCTCATGAATACCATTTACAACCTCAATTTCTTCATGTCTGGCTCCAGCTCTTTTGTATTTTAGGATGAGTGTATTTGCAGACATTGATCTGAATGTCAAACATTTCTACGCAACAAACTCATGTCTTCAGAAAGACTTCTTTGCCCCTTTCGTTTAAACAGATTGACTACAAACTGGCAGTGAAACTGTCAAACTGGCCtgatcacctttttttttaaataaaagtttggacCTTTATGGCTCAGTCTGTCTTTACTGGACAGGTGACTCCTGAGAATGACGAGGAGCcatgacagacaaaaaaacttgaaatcTTTGAGCCTGCAGTTAGAATAGTTGGGCAGattattacacatttaaaagtcAGCAGTTGGAGAGTGAGTTGATATTATCACGCTTTACTGACAAGATTATCAGATGTGATTTATAAGTAGGCTATATGAGGGATAAAAACGACTACAATAAAATATAGCTTttcttgtaggaatgcatatcacccgccaccttccatgccaaagttttaggagCAAGTTCTAAGATGTTGTGCAATCCGGTAGTggtcagagtttgtgttggggatgagtctcagctactaccacaccagattttagctcagtatctgtaaaattgactgaggtgttgccatttttgccttttactaagattgattagctgtggtggccaacttgaattgggttgactccagaagttaattagttgtagatgttcatccagtttccttaaaatccctccaatggttcatgagatattttgctaacagacaaacaacacagaCACAGCCAGTTACATTATTGTtcacctttcatggtggcgggtgatactgaaataataaagacaTGAATTTGTTTGCATGCACCACCTTGTCATTGACAAACGACTATTTATATGTCATTGTGTGACTCTTCTAGGCAAAAGGCAAGCTGCCTGGTCATTTATCTGCTTGGTTTCATAACTGGTCCAGAACATGCAGTCACAGGAAGTCACACAGTGCACACACAAAGGAGGAGGTGCAGGGACCAGGTCGCAGTCTCTCTGGAGACCGGCAAGACAGTGAGGGGGGCTGAGAGCTAAACTAGGCCTagagatgaaagaaaaacccCTGGAAGGAGCCGCATTCAAAAGTACCGAGGATACCAAGAGCTACAGTTAGCCATGACGGGGCAGAAAGTCCGAAAGCCTGAAGAGACATGAGCATTAGGCTCAGAGAAACTAATCATGAAACAAGGATCAAGTACTGACTGGTAACCCTGATAACTGCTGCTACAGAGTCCGTTTTGACTGAGTGACAGGGCAGACAAATGTAAGGTCCTCAGCGCTGGCTCTGCAGATGTACTTCAGCACCTAGATTTGCTatatacagacaaacaagcaaaaagagAAGGTGCAGACAAATAGGAGGGAAAAGTGAGGGGCTTTAAAGTAACACGGTGTGACTTTACCTTCATGGAGTTCTTCAGAGCACTTCGATATTCTCAGTGTGCTCTTTAAACAGCctccttctttttattctgatccagcttctttttgttaaaacattagCTGCTGTTGAGTCAGTAACGTTCACTGGCATTGGCTATGGCTCTTGTTTTAAACGAGTCtattaatgtgtttatttaacatCATGATGCTACTGGACCTTGTGAATTTCCCTGTGTGATTAATTGTACGTGCGCAAACActgttctctgcatttgacccatAACACGTGTGAGATACACTGAAGTGGAGCAGTGAGCAGCTATTTAGGTGCCCCGGGGAGCAGTTAGGGATTAGATGTCATGCTCGAGGACACCGTGACGTATGGGCATTGAACCTGCAACTTTCCAGTCTCAAAACGGCTGCCATGCCACTTAATAatgaaaacaagtttgtttgcTACCCAAggttttttgtaataatttagtCCAATTTCCAAAACTGCATTTCTCACAGATATTATGCAGCCTAAATAGATGGGCGTCTTTTGATGCAAAAGAGTGTTAGACTGGAGGAGTCCTTGCATTATTTGggaaaatctaattttaacGTGTGCCTTGAAAAAGATGCTTTAAATAATTAACCTGACAATGAATGATTTCATAgctatgttttcttttcaacaacGGATAAAGATGAGCTGCTCTGAAGGCAAACCGTTCTTTAGCCATTATggttaattaaaacattatcaATGTTCTTCTTTGCCCTTGTTGTGGCTAAAAACGCCCTTCGTATTTGGAATTCTTGGCTCATTATTTGTTTAGCATTGAATATCTTTGCTGGAGTAATGCTGCTTTTCCACTCATGCTTTTGTTGACAGCAGCTGAGAGCTCAAAACAATTTTGAACACTTTCAAACATAAAGCCATATGAAATGAGGAGCACTGGCTTTTATGTACACGGCTCgttttcattaatattttgaTTACATTAATAGGTAAATGTAAAACCTCAAATAAGATCAGATTATTAAACTGACTGGTTGTTAAGCATCGTAGAACATTATTTTGTGCGCTGACAAGGCAGAAACAGGTTACAGGAAATGAGATAATCAAGTGAGAGAAAGGAGAAGAACCAGCAAgcgttttttttccttttttcttcaaatatattgtttaatttAAGCCAACATGACgataaattacaaaaagtaGCTCTcgtgaaaataataaaaaaaacagtgtgaaaacaggtttttaaagttgttatGATGCAGCAGGGTTTGGTCCTTAGAGGAAGTATTCGGGGTACTTGTACGGTGACAGACATTTGGACTTGCCCCTCTCGATGGTAATGCAGGACAGATTGGGCAGGCAGGGGCACGTATGATGAAGCCTTTTCCCAAAGAAAGGAACCTGGAAGGAGGGCATAaagatttggtttaaaatgtaacTCTTTTTCTCTAGTCAATGAATGCAGATTTAGACACACAGGGTAAAAGTAttattttcaacatatttataAAAGAGGAAGATTCACTCTAggtatttttcaaaaacagacttttctgCCTTTGCACCTCCCATGCTCTAGAAACCTAAACAATAATGGAGTCGTTTttagccatgtttttttttttcatcttgttttatcCCATCActattaaactttgattgtgtgcttAATCATTTAATCCATTAAATCATTCTCAGTTCTGTCATTCTGAAGCAccagagctgtatttttttgtgaattgttGCCTCTTTATTAATTTGCTATTGTATGGAAACATGTATGTATTTGCAACGTGACGCTATATACATTGTTTGcagttgcaaaataaaatgcacgTCGAAGTgcttgtgacaaaaaaaaccccgtGATTGTTCAGCCATGGTACAGAGCTTCTCTTCGGCTTCACTGGAGGTTTTCTCCCTTAGCTCTCTCTTGTGACACCCGTGTTACCATTTGACAGGTGTACCGCCCCGTACAAACTCCCCTCCTGTCCTTGGAGTTGGACACGTCGGCAGGGGCTGAGCGCTTAACACCACTTCGGACTTGCCTCACTGAATAAGTGGATAAAATGATAATACTGTCACTTTATTGTGTCTGATTGAGCAACAACAAGTCTATGATGCCCATATATGTCCAGCGGTGCACCCACACCACACTAATTATTAATctacagtttgtttcttttttctccaactcctaaaatctgtgcagaaatacacacagacTGCCACAGACTCTCTGTGTCTGCTGCttgcaaagaaaacacaacctaacctgcttgtgtttttaggcaaactATTAGTTATTTTAGGGAGCTTTATTCCTGGTTTGGACAGGACCGCATCTTAAAGTTTCTATTGTCTCGAATTCCAGGATTATTCATAAAACACCTGGAGCTGCAGCCccgaatgtccaggtctaaaaaccacagcAGGGATGAATATTAAGTTTTGAAAAAACCTGTCCAGATCCGCCTATTTTTAATTCAAGTGTTCTCTAGTAGATTCAATAATAAACAAGGAGCTCGCTGCCAAGCTGGGTGCAAAGCAGGTTTAGGCTGGTACAATGTGGGTGGAGGTAGGCAATggaataatgtgcatggcctagaatatAGTTTTGCAAGCCACACACAGAAATAGACTGTGATTTTCACTGCTTAATGGTTTCTTGAttaaaaacactcagaattcagtgtgactggagcaggaaaacatttccttattttctaatttctactatttttgagtcaccaactttTCTCCAACATtctcagtgagatactggttttgataactgagaggaaactgtaaaaaatgttttagccaATCCTCAtaacgttttttattttttagtattttaatgtCACTAATGTAGACATtcttgccacctagtggcacaGTTTGGGtacttcagcttttttgttagaattgtgcaaagaaaactaaaatataaacagagaaaaaaaatatttgtttaaaaaagtatctGGAGTGTAGACAAGGCCTTGGGTGTCCTGCTGCCTATTTAAGgtagattttattgtttaaaaaagataGGAAACAACAGCAGTTCCTGTTAATTAGTATGAGGACCACAGTGTCATTATAGGATAGTCTCACATTGGCAGGAATGTTTCAGTCTAAAGTTTTCAGACTGAAAGAGATCTCAAATATTCTTTTGCcagattaaaaataagtttatgcTGATAGAACCAGAATATCAAAGAATgcttcaaaaggaaaaaaaaaaaaaagaggactcGGAATGATGCATCTTTAAACCATGAGTTTATATCTGAATATTTAGTCCCAAGTGTCAGCTCACAGACTTTACGCTTGGTATATCAAGAAaattatcttgtgtttttggctACAAactcatcataaaaaaatatgaatttaaaataaaattaaagatgcCACACTTGTCTGAAAGAACATTTTTCACAGATCAGAGAGAAGCCCCTCACCTTGTGGCTCAGAGGATGACAGTCGTCTCCTTCCCGTCCCATGGGCATGCACATACGCAGACTGGGGATCCATAAAGTCACCGCACAGCACATCCCTCCTCCACACTGGGAGTCCCTCTCACAGGcctacacacacatttaaatccACACAGTTAATATTTAAAGACGCTGCAGGTGGTTCAGAATTTGAAAATCAAACTCCACGATCCAAAGGAAACACCTCCGGCTATAAAACAATTCACTTATGGAGAGCTGGGATGAGACGCTGGGCGACAGCTCTCGCTTCAGATGAGATGAAGGGAATACTATGAGGAGGACAGCAGTGATTTTAAGTGACAGACGCAGATGAAAATCACTCTGTGTTTTATGGCGCCTCAGTTTTTCCCATCAGCTCAAGGTACGAGAGCTGTCATGACAGACACGACAATTTCTGTCACCACAGGTTTTGAatgaaatttacatttataGAGTTATGTAGCGTAGGATTAGCATTGGAAAATCTtataatctttaatttttttagctgTATTCATTgctatttatttaagaaaagaacAGTTTCTTGTACATTTGCcttgttttaaagagaagccaaaaatatgaaaatgttttcctattttattttgtttttatgtattttcagcTCACATTCTTTTACTATACAGAGCTTTCATCATGACTTCAacttctttgtttaattatttgataTAATATTTTAAGCTGGAGAGAGGTACACCTAAAGTTTTAGCTAAAGCACATATGGTATAATATTCCTTCTGTGTCAGTCTTTTCTTAGAAGAAATGttatattttcattgttttttctgctt is part of the Kryptolebias marmoratus isolate JLee-2015 linkage group LG4, ASM164957v2, whole genome shotgun sequence genome and harbors:
- the prok2 gene encoding prokineticin-2, which gives rise to MKSFVPLLLSLFLVSHGSSAIITGACERDSQCGGGMCCAVTLWIPSLRMCMPMGREGDDCHPLSHKVPFFGKRLHHTCPCLPNLSCITIERGKSKCLSPYKYPEYFL